In one window of Streptomyces roseofulvus DNA:
- a CDS encoding LexA family protein: MLDGEATVKRLRREDGHVWLMPHNRADVPIPGDDAVILGRDRAEIHSVGERVRRSCRAGGPFEALVQQHLDHRRRQSRRHLDLAL; this comes from the coding sequence ATGCTCGACGGCGAAGCCACCGTCAAGCGCCTGCGCCGCGAGGACGGCCACGTCTGGCTCATGCCCCACAACCGAGCCGACGTGCCGATACCGGGCGACGACGCCGTCATCCTCGGCCGGGACCGTGCCGAGATCCACAGCGTCGGCGAACGTGTCAGGCGGTCCTGTAGAGCTGGCGGGCCCTTCGAAGCTCTGGTGCAGCAGCACCTGGATCACCGACGTCGTCAGAGCCGTCGGCACCTTGACCTCGCCCTCTGA
- a CDS encoding GNAT family N-acetyltransferase has protein sequence MPNFLETDRLVLRAFTAADIDHLLALDNDPEVMRFINGGRPTSRESIKTRTLPRLLHDYPCWETRGYWAAQERITGTFLGWFEFRPLEEHSPAVVELGYRLNQVAWGRGYATEGSRALVHKGFAELGVERVTANTMVVNARSRRVMEKSGLSFVRNFTGDWPEAIEGSEHGEVEYELTRTEWEQP, from the coding sequence ATGCCCAACTTCCTGGAGACCGACCGGCTCGTCCTGCGCGCGTTCACGGCGGCCGACATCGACCACCTGCTCGCCCTGGACAACGACCCCGAGGTCATGCGCTTCATCAACGGTGGCCGCCCCACAAGTCGGGAGTCGATCAAGACGCGGACCCTGCCGCGGCTCCTGCACGACTACCCGTGCTGGGAGACCCGCGGTTACTGGGCCGCGCAGGAGAGGATCACCGGCACGTTCCTGGGCTGGTTCGAATTCCGGCCGTTGGAGGAACACAGCCCCGCCGTGGTCGAACTCGGTTACCGGTTGAACCAGGTGGCGTGGGGGCGTGGCTATGCCACCGAGGGGTCCCGGGCTCTGGTCCACAAGGGGTTCGCGGAACTGGGTGTCGAGCGGGTCACCGCTAACACCATGGTCGTCAATGCCCGCTCCCGTCGCGTCATGGAGAAATCGGGCCTGTCCTTCGTCCGGAACTTCACCGGGGACTGGCCGGAGGCGATCGAGGGCTCCGAGCACGGTGAAGTCGAGTACGAACTCACCCGGACCGAGTGGGAGCAGCCTTGA
- a CDS encoding barstar family protein, protein MTVRYVLDGSQVKTLEDFWRVVGESIGCGSYFGRNLDAFADCLRGGFGTPDDGDFMIEWRDHEVSRQNLGHHEAARQIEMWLARCHPTHKDHMAARLAEARAGRGPTAFDWLVGIIEEELPGGLLLR, encoded by the coding sequence GTGACGGTGAGATACGTGTTGGACGGCAGTCAGGTCAAGACGCTGGAGGACTTCTGGCGGGTCGTCGGCGAGAGCATCGGATGCGGCAGCTACTTCGGCCGGAACCTCGATGCCTTCGCTGACTGCCTCCGCGGCGGCTTCGGGACTCCAGACGACGGCGACTTCATGATCGAGTGGCGCGACCACGAAGTCTCGCGCCAGAACCTTGGACACCACGAGGCTGCCCGTCAGATCGAGATGTGGCTCGCCCGCTGTCACCCGACGCACAAGGACCACATGGCCGCCAGGCTGGCGGAAGCTCGTGCCGGACGTGGCCCGACCGCCTTCGACTGGCTGGTCGGGATCATTGAAGAAGAACTGCCGGGCGGCCTGCTCCTTCGTTAG